A genomic segment from Equus asinus isolate D_3611 breed Donkey chromosome 23, EquAss-T2T_v2, whole genome shotgun sequence encodes:
- the CCL19 gene encoding C-C motif chemokine 19 codes for MAPHAAVLLGLSLLTLWTSPALGGANDAEDCCLTVNQRPIPGNIVRAFRYLLLKDGCRVPAIVFTTVRGRQLCAPLHQPWVERIIRRLQNSVKSKRHSS; via the exons ATGGCACCCCACGCAGCTGTGCTACTGGGCCTCAGCCTGCTGACTCTCTGGACCTCCCCTG CTCTGGGTGGTGCCAACGATGCTGAAGACTGCTGCCTGACTGTGAACCAGCGCCCCATCCCTGGGAACATCGTGCGAGCCTTTCGCTACCTCCTCCTCAAGGATGGCTGCAGAGTGCCTGCCATTGT GTTCACCACAGTGAGAGGTCGCCAGCTCTGTGCACCCCTACACCAGCCCTGGGTGGAGCGCATCATCCGGAGACTGCAGAACTCTGTAAAG agTAAGCGCCACAGCAGTTAG
- the LOC123280098 gene encoding C-C motif chemokine 21: protein MAQSLALSLLVLVLAFCIPWTQGSDGGAQDCCLRYSQRKIPPKAVRSYRKQEPSLGCAIPAVVFSPRKRSQPELCADPKEAWVQQLMQRLDKPPARQKPVQDCKKDKGGSKSGKKGKGTKGCKRTETPKGP from the exons ATGGCTCAGTCGCTGGCTCTGAGCCTCCTTGTCCTGGTCCTGGCCTTCTGCATCCCCTGGACCCAAG GCAGTGACGGAGGGGCACAGGACTGTTGCCTCAGGTACAGCCAGAGGAAGATTCCCCCCAAGGCTGTCCGCAGCTACCGGAAGCAGGAGCCAAGCTTGGGCTGCGCCATCCCGGCTGTCGT GTTCTCACCTCGGAAGCGCTCTCAGCCAGAGCTGTGTGCCGACCCTAAGGAGGCCTGGGTGCAGCAGCTGATGCAGCGTCTGGACAAGCCACCAGCCCGACAGAAACCAGTCCAGGACTGCAAGAAGGATAAAGGGGGCTCCAAGTCTGGCAAGAAGGGAAAGGGCACCAAAGGCTGtaagag GACTGAGACTCCGAAAGGACCATAG